In Callospermophilus lateralis isolate mCalLat2 chromosome 10, mCalLat2.hap1, whole genome shotgun sequence, a single genomic region encodes these proteins:
- the Ucn2 gene encoding urocortin-2 has protein sequence MMTRWAPLVLMVLMLGRVMVVSVTPIPAFQILPQNYSQTTPFSVSLKSPSATATSPSAAWSYSSPVSRLGPRIALSLDVPIGLLQILLEQARARASREQAATNARILAHIGRR, from the coding sequence ATGATGACCAGGTGGGCTCCGCTGGTGCTGATGGTCCTGATGTTGGGCAGAGTCATGGTTGTTTCAGTGACCCCTATCCCAGCCTTCCAGATTCTTCCTCAGAACTATTCCCAGACCACTCCTTTCTCTGTGTCCTTGAAGAGCCCCTCAGCTACTGCCACAAGTCCCTCAGCTGCCTGGAGCTACTCAAGCCCTGTATCCCGCCTTGGACCACGTATCGCCCTCTCACTGGATGTCCCCATTGGCCTCCTACAGATTTTACTGGAGCAGGCCCGGGCCAGGGCTTCCAGGGAGCAGGCTGCAACCAATGCTCGCATCCTGGCTCACATTGGCCGCCGCTAA